The following proteins come from a genomic window of Ictalurus furcatus strain D&B chromosome 14, Billie_1.0, whole genome shotgun sequence:
- the lamb4 gene encoding laminin subunit beta-4 isoform X2, with protein MIFTAKATMGRRWMSAVLLLFLVVPAHLQEECEGSSCHPTLGDLMVGRAAQLSASSTCGLNGPQNYCIVGYLEDEQKCFTCDSRSPYNRYNNPNSHHIENIITTFEQERKMKWWQSENGVHQVSIQLDLETVFQFSHLVMTFKSFRPAAMLVERSKDFGRTWKVFQYFSADCATDFPRISAGPAEAIDDLICDSRYSGAEPSTDGEVVLKALDPHFHIENPFDPTIQELITMTNLRVNFTRLLTLGDDLLGRKRRNPQEKYYYALYEMVVRGSCFCNGHASQCMPVYNLRGDTLNEPGMVHGRCVCQHNTMGNNCEKCQDFYNDAPWRPAGSNDPNVCRRCNCNGHSERCHFDLQRYITTGQVSGGVCEDCRNNRMGAQCELCKPHYYQDPLRSLNDPYACIPCACHSAGSVDGGLCDPVSGQCVCKQNVEGELCDRCKTGFYRLSQEDSSGCQRCMCNFLGTISTSPCDQNTGQCICDHFAHGPECDQCVPGYWGLGNTVYGCLLCDCDIGGAFTSLCASESGQCQCRANMVGLHCSEPAPGYFLAPLDFYLYEAENAAPLDTKCSSDLVRPDATPVPPLYPTTSRPVSYCPPGTIAREPTPPAYYKPEPTVQQPYDPYPSEPSTYENSWPPVAYHTLHPAVTLPSCVSYFRSRGYDVEFRDGRFVVVKRESRRKRRQGQSTIPLQPGYLHQVILRPHTPDEPISWTGPGVVRVQDGAGLRFIVTNIPLTLNYHLVVRYEPQSTEDWTASVKIVPLDSVDDNCPFDPSEKTFTLPSTSRAAMLDYSVCLSSGVRYYVDITFENPDPYCSSHILIDSMGLIPKMESLPNFCSDAALAQYQQYRCVELGTQAGEHTLPEVCEKLVASMSAYIHNGAIPCRCNLEGSFSSSCSKFRGQCDCKPNVIGRCCDTCAPLTYGFGQNGCSPCNCEPLGSKAEFCDHKTGQCQCHNGVTGRRCDRCLPGYYGFPNCRRCQCNGLAELCDQITGVCLNCRGHSTGPNCERCVEGFFGDPVEREPCKPCLCPDVKGSGRFFANSCRKDPNSITLTCQCKTGHQGLHCDKCAPGYYGNLLLPGTSCKECRCNNNIDPNDGEACDALTGKCLRCLHNTFGPQCQKCKPGYYGNALLQDCRECSCERQGTDVTKCPLGSPCICDKMTGQCPCRRGVEGIRCDRCEDGYWNLSGNSGCQPCNCHTGHSVSNLCDKITGQCPCETGYGGKQCKECAANHFGNPDIQCISCDCDMQGSVYPGCDPDTGECLCLPGVSGNFCEKCAPGYDPVFPACEPCHPCYHLWGENATDISEAMENMQSLLSKHGGNLLLSEMRHREKIQNLNEKLKSLISMLSYDQDDLGSIEDFLNQIRNLTETTDPNTIIIDPSKLLDTEIENIDHELRRLLDDLQKKIKDTQKIDLKHLHEILEKIRKLHSDFLKDEERAKKARNMIDTSRQTRHDTKKELAKCQLRPLDVLEKKVKGLSVAKLNEEICGAPGDAKCEKAVCGGALCGKCGGPSCTGSLPVALNATDTAKKIKAGIQSLLQNLTEADTKIKDIKNINKDVKSKAQNMMNKIIKSKNKFEKAKNDTKKLIESVREYLRAETMEPEDIDKVASAVLAIKLPSSPDEIKGMIQDIQKTMENFTHITEDLKNLEDQAKLAKDLKNKANEILNRTKDIDVSDIEKTLNDTAQLHNKIKQKLNESKDNIYVTAKLSDQQKTKEC; from the exons ATGATTTTTACAGCCAAAGCAACAATGGGCCGAAGGTGGATGTCTGCAGTGCTGCTCCTTT ttctGGTGGTGCCAGCTCACTTACAGGAAGAATGTGAGGGCAGCTCGTGCCACCCCACCCTAGGTGATCTTATGGTGGGCCGTGCTGCTCAACTCTCTGCCTCATCTACCTGTGGCCTAAATGGACCCCAGAACTATTGCATTGTGGGATACCTGGAG GATGAACAGAAATGTTTCACCTGTGACTCAAGGAGCCCCTACAATCGTTACAACAACCCTAATAGCCATCATATCGAAAATATCATTACCACCTTTGAGCAAGAGCGTAAGATGAAATGGTGGCAATCTGAGAATG GTGTGCATCAAGTCAGCATTCAACTAGACTTGGAGACTGTGTTTCAGTTTAGCCATTTAGTCATGACATTCAAG agtttcagaCCTGCTGCAATGCTAGTGGAGAGGTCAAAGGATTTTGGTCGTACCTGGAAGGTGTTTCAATACTTCTCGGCAGACTGTGCTACCGACTTCCCCAGAATCTCAGCAGGCCCGGCAGAAGCTATAGACGACCTCATCTGTGACAGCCGCTACTCTGGAGCTGAGCCTTCTACTGATGGCGAA GTGGTGTTAAAGGCTTTGGACCCCCACTTTCATATTGAAAATCCATTTGACCCTACCATTCAAG AGCTCATCACCATGACTAACCTACGAGTGAACTTTACACGTTTACTCACACTGGGTGATGACTTGTTggggaggaagagaaggaaccCACAGGAGAAATATTACTATGCTCTCTATGAGATGGTGGTCAGAGGGAGCTGCTTCTGCAATGGCCATGCCAGCCAGTGTATGCCTGTTTATAACTTGCGTGGAGATACATTGAATGAACCAGGCATG GTTCACGGGCGATGTGTGTGTCAACATAACACCATGGGGAACAACTGTGAGAAGTGTCAGGATTTTTACAATGATGCCCCCTGGAGGCCAGCTGGAAGCAATGACCCAAATGTTTGCAGAA GGTGCAACTGCAATGGCCACTCTGAGCGATGCCATTTTGACCTACAGCGCTACATAACCACTGGACAGGtcagtggtggtgtgtgtgaggactGCAGAAACAATCGCATGGGCGCTCAGTGTGAGCTGTGCAAGCCACACTACTACCAGGACCCTCTGCGTTCTCTAAATGATCCTTATGCCTGTATAC CTTGCGCCTGCCACTCTGCAGGGTCTGTGGATGGTGGGTTGTGTGATCCAGTGagtggtcagtgtgtgtgtaagcagaaTGTAGAGGGTGAGCTCTGTGACCGGTGCAAGACTGGATTCTATAGACTCAGCCAGGAAGACTCCAGTGGCTGTCAGA GGTGTATGTGTAACTTCTTGGGCACTATAAGCACCTCTCCATGTGACCAGAACACAGGCCAGTGTATCTGTGACCACTTTGCCCATGGACCAGAGTGTGACCAGTGTGTA ccaGGATACTGGGGACTTGGAAATACAGTCTATGGTTGTCTACTTTGTGACTGTGACATAGGAGGAGCCTTCACTTCTCT GTGCGCCTCGGAGAGTGGCCAGTGTCAGTGCAGAGCCAATATGGTGGGACTTCACTGTAGTGAACCGGCTCCTGGTTACTTCCTGGCCCCTCTTGATTTCTATCTGTATGAAGCTGAAAATGCTGCTCCTCTGGACACCAAATGCTCCTCTGACCTG GTTAGACCTGATGCTACCCCTGTACCTCCCTTGTATCCTACTACATCTCGTCCAGTTTCCTACTGTCCCCCAGGAACCATAGCTCGTGAGCCTACACCACCGGCTTATTACAAACCTGAGCCTACAGTGCAGCAGCCTTATGACCCCTACCCCTCTGAACCTTCTACATATGAGAATTCATGGCCTCCTGTAGCATATCACACTTTACATCCTGCTGTCACTCTGCCTAGCTGTGTGAGCTACTTCAGAAGCAGAGGCTATGATGTTGAGTTCAGGGATGGGAGATTTGTGGTGGTTAAGCGTGAGAGCCGCCGAAAACGTAGACAAGGCCAG AGCACCATTCCCCTGCAGCCAGGATACCTCCATCAGGTCATCCTACGACCACATACCCCAGATGAACCTATTTCTTGGACTGGACCGGGAGTTGTGCGGGTTCAAGATGGAGCAGGACTCCGATTCATTGTCACCAACATCCCGTTAACTCTTAACTATCATCTTGTTGTTCGCTATGAGCCACAg TCCACAGAGGATTGGACAGCCAGTGTAAAAATTGTGCCATTAGACTCTGTTGATGATAATTGTCCATTTGATCCATCAGAGAAAACGTTTACACTTCCTAGCACTAGCAG GGCAGCCATGTTGGATTATTCTGTATGTCTCAGCTCTGGTGTGAGGTACTATGTGGATATCACATTTGAAAATCCTGACCCTTACTGCAGCTCACATATTCTAATTGATTCT ATGGGACTTATTCCAAAGATGGAGTCTCTGCCAAATTTCTGTTCTGATGCAGCCCTGGCCCAATACCAGCAGTATCGCTGTGTGGAGTTGGGTACGCAGGCAGGAGAACATACCCTACCTGAGGTGTGTGAAAAACTGGTTGCTAGCATGTCAGCATACATCCATAATGGTGCAATTC CTTGTAGATGTAATCTTGAGGGGTCGTTCAGCTCATCCTGCAGTAAATTTAGAGGACAATGTGACTGCAAACCCAATGTGATTGGTCGCTGCTGCGACACCTGTGCCCCTTTGACCTATGGGTTTGGACAAAATGGCTGCTCAC CATGTAACTGTGAGCCATTGGGTTCCAAAGCTGAGTTCTGTGACCATAAAACCGGACAGTGCCAATGCCATAATGGGGTCACAGGCCGACGATGTGATAGGTGTCTACCTGGATACTATGGTTTTCCTAACTGTAGACGTTGCCAGTGTAACGGGTTGGCTGAACTGTGTGACCAGATTACTGGAGTCTGTCTAAACTGCAGGGGGCATTCAACTGGGCCCAACTGTGAAAG GTGTGTTGAAGGTTTCTTTGGTGATCCTGTAGAAAGGGAACCCTGCAAGCCGTGCCTCTGTCCAGACGTGAAAGGCAGCGGCCGTTTCTTTGCCAACTCCTGCAGAAAGGACCCGAATTCTATAACCTTGACCTGTCAGTGCAAGACAGGGCATCAAG GCTTACACTGTGATAAGTGTGCACCTGGTTACTACGGTAACCTGCTTTTGCCAGGCACTAGCTGCAAAGAGTGTCGCTGCAACAACAACATTGATCCCAATGATGGCGAGGCATGTGATGCTTTAACTGGCAAGTGTCTACGCTGCTTGCATAACACTTTTGGGCCTCAGTGCCAGAAGTGTAAACCAGGATACTACGGCAACGCACTGCTCCAGGACTGCAGAG aATGCTCGTGTGAGCGTCAGGGCACAGATGTGACTAAATGCCCACTGGGCAGCCCCTGCATATGTGATAAGATGACTGGGCAGTGCCCATGTCGTCGTGGTGTGGAAGGCATTCGGTGTGATCGTTGTGAGGATGGATACTGGAATCTGAGTGGTAATTCTGGGTGTCAGCCCTGTAACTGCCACACAGGCCACTCTGTCAGCAATCTGTGTGACAAG ATTACTGGCCAGTGTCCTTGTGAAACAGGATATGGTGGTAAACAGTGCAAGGAGTGTGCAGCCAATCATTTTGGAAACCCTGACATTCAATGCATAT CCTGCGACTGTGACATGCAGGGCTCTGTCTACCCAGGCTGTGATCCTGACACTGGTGAGTGTCTGTGTCTGCCTGGAGTAAGTGGCAATTTCTGTGAAAAGTGTGCCCCAGGGTATGATCCGGTTTTCCCTGCCTGTGAACCCTGCCATCCTTGTTATCATCTATGGGGAGAAAATGCCACAGACATCTCAGAGGCTATGGAAAACATGCAGTCCTTGCTCTCTAAACATGGAGGAAATCTGTTACTCAGTGAAATGCGACACCGGGAAAAGATACAAAATTTGAATGAGAAGCTTAAGAGCCTGATTAGCATGCTAAGCTATGACCAGGATGATCTGGGAAGCATAGAAGATTTCCTGAATCAAATTAG GAACTTAACAGAAACCACAGATCCAAACACAATCATTATTGATCCATCTAAGCTGCTGGACACTGAAATTGAAAACATTGATCATGAGCTCAGGAGGTTACTGGATGATCtgcaaaagaaaattaaagacACCCAAAAAATTGATCTAAAACATTTACATG AGATTCTGGAGAAGATCCGTAAGCTCCATAGTGATTTCCTGAAAGATGAAGAACGGGCGAAGAAGGCAAGAAATATGATAGACACTTCCAGACAGACCAGACATGACACAAAAAAAGAACTGGCCAAATGCCAGCTGAGGCCCTTGGATGTACTGGAGAAGAAGGTCAAAGGGCTGAGTGTGGCCAAACTTAATGAGGAG ATTTGTGGAGCACCAGGTGATGCAAAGTGTGAAAAGGCTGTGTGTGGCGGTGCTCTGTGCGGGAAGTGTGGTGGACCATCTTGTACAGGTAGTCTACCTGTCGCCCTCAACGCCACAGACACAGCAAAGAAGATCAAAGCAGGCATTCAAAGTCTCCTTCAAAATCTCACAGAGGCAGACACAAAG atcaaagacataaaaaatataaataaagatgtgAAAAGCAAGGCACAGAACATGATGAATAAAATCATCAAGAGCAAGAACAAGTTTGAAAAGGCCAAGAATGACACAAAGAAACTTATAGAGAGTGTCAGGGAATACCTCAGAG CAGAGACAATGGAACCGGAAGACATCGACAAGGTAGCCTCTGCCGTGTTGGCTATTAAGCTTCCTAGTTCTCCAGATGAGATCAAGGGGATGATCCAGGATATTCAGAAAACAATGGAAAACTTCACACACATTACTGAAGACCTGAAGAACTTGGAGGACCAGGCTAAATTAGCTAAAGACTTGAAAAATAAGGCCAATGAAATCCT AAACAGAACTAAGGACATTGATGTCAGTGACATTGAGAAAACCCTGAATGACACTGCCCAACTCCACAACAAGATAAAGCAGAAGCTAAATGAGAGCAAAGACAACATATACGTTACTGCTAAATTATCTGACCag CAGAAAACTAAAGAATGCTGA
- the lamb4 gene encoding laminin subunit beta-4 isoform X1, with the protein MIFTAKATMGRRWMSAVLLLFLVVPAHLQEECEGSSCHPTLGDLMVGRAAQLSASSTCGLNGPQNYCIVGYLEDEQKCFTCDSRSPYNRYNNPNSHHIENIITTFEQERKMKWWQSENGVHQVSIQLDLETVFQFSHLVMTFKSFRPAAMLVERSKDFGRTWKVFQYFSADCATDFPRISAGPAEAIDDLICDSRYSGAEPSTDGEVVLKALDPHFHIENPFDPTIQELITMTNLRVNFTRLLTLGDDLLGRKRRNPQEKYYYALYEMVVRGSCFCNGHASQCMPVYNLRGDTLNEPGMVHGRCVCQHNTMGNNCEKCQDFYNDAPWRPAGSNDPNVCRRCNCNGHSERCHFDLQRYITTGQVSGGVCEDCRNNRMGAQCELCKPHYYQDPLRSLNDPYACIPCACHSAGSVDGGLCDPVSGQCVCKQNVEGELCDRCKTGFYRLSQEDSSGCQRCMCNFLGTISTSPCDQNTGQCICDHFAHGPECDQCVPGYWGLGNTVYGCLLCDCDIGGAFTSLCASESGQCQCRANMVGLHCSEPAPGYFLAPLDFYLYEAENAAPLDTKCSSDLVRPDATPVPPLYPTTSRPVSYCPPGTIAREPTPPAYYKPEPTVQQPYDPYPSEPSTYENSWPPVAYHTLHPAVTLPSCVSYFRSRGYDVEFRDGRFVVVKRESRRKRRQGQSTIPLQPGYLHQVILRPHTPDEPISWTGPGVVRVQDGAGLRFIVTNIPLTLNYHLVVRYEPQSTEDWTASVKIVPLDSVDDNCPFDPSEKTFTLPSTSRAAMLDYSVCLSSGVRYYVDITFENPDPYCSSHILIDSMGLIPKMESLPNFCSDAALAQYQQYRCVELGTQAGEHTLPEVCEKLVASMSAYIHNGAIPCRCNLEGSFSSSCSKFRGQCDCKPNVIGRCCDTCAPLTYGFGQNGCSPCNCEPLGSKAEFCDHKTGQCQCHNGVTGRRCDRCLPGYYGFPNCRRCQCNGLAELCDQITGVCLNCRGHSTGPNCERCVEGFFGDPVEREPCKPCLCPDVKGSGRFFANSCRKDPNSITLTCQCKTGHQGLHCDKCAPGYYGNLLLPGTSCKECRCNNNIDPNDGEACDALTGKCLRCLHNTFGPQCQKCKPGYYGNALLQDCRECSCERQGTDVTKCPLGSPCICDKMTGQCPCRRGVEGIRCDRCEDGYWNLSGNSGCQPCNCHTGHSVSNLCDKITGQCPCETGYGGKQCKECAANHFGNPDIQCISCDCDMQGSVYPGCDPDTGECLCLPGVSGNFCEKCAPGYDPVFPACEPCHPCYHLWGENATDISEAMENMQSLLSKHGGNLLLSEMRHREKIQNLNEKLKSLISMLSYDQDDLGSIEDFLNQIRNLTETTDPNTIIIDPSKLLDTEIENIDHELRRLLDDLQKKIKDTQKIDLKHLHEILEKIRKLHSDFLKDEERAKKARNMIDTSRQTRHDTKKELAKCQLRPLDVLEKKVKGLSVAKLNEEICGAPGDAKCEKAVCGGALCGKCGGPSCTGSLPVALNATDTAKKIKAGIQSLLQNLTEADTKIKDIKNINKDVKSKAQNMMNKIIKSKNKFEKAKNDTKKLIESVREYLRAETMEPEDIDKVASAVLAIKLPSSPDEIKGMIQDIQKTMENFTHITEDLKNLEDQAKLAKDLKNKANEILNRTKDIDVSDIEKTLNDTAQLHNKIKQKLNESKDNIYVTAKLSDQSSRKLKNAEDNLNMSQTKMLQEEIEALKNKTEMNRAQTLEAKTIADAALVNVTDANKDLEEVEEKLEKLKNNTQGLNDTITEHLKNITMEAENMAKDVETKMKQIEVLEKRIQNAVEYKMNKMKELEVLLAEAKSLQEFIVEKVDNYSQCGS; encoded by the exons ATGATTTTTACAGCCAAAGCAACAATGGGCCGAAGGTGGATGTCTGCAGTGCTGCTCCTTT ttctGGTGGTGCCAGCTCACTTACAGGAAGAATGTGAGGGCAGCTCGTGCCACCCCACCCTAGGTGATCTTATGGTGGGCCGTGCTGCTCAACTCTCTGCCTCATCTACCTGTGGCCTAAATGGACCCCAGAACTATTGCATTGTGGGATACCTGGAG GATGAACAGAAATGTTTCACCTGTGACTCAAGGAGCCCCTACAATCGTTACAACAACCCTAATAGCCATCATATCGAAAATATCATTACCACCTTTGAGCAAGAGCGTAAGATGAAATGGTGGCAATCTGAGAATG GTGTGCATCAAGTCAGCATTCAACTAGACTTGGAGACTGTGTTTCAGTTTAGCCATTTAGTCATGACATTCAAG agtttcagaCCTGCTGCAATGCTAGTGGAGAGGTCAAAGGATTTTGGTCGTACCTGGAAGGTGTTTCAATACTTCTCGGCAGACTGTGCTACCGACTTCCCCAGAATCTCAGCAGGCCCGGCAGAAGCTATAGACGACCTCATCTGTGACAGCCGCTACTCTGGAGCTGAGCCTTCTACTGATGGCGAA GTGGTGTTAAAGGCTTTGGACCCCCACTTTCATATTGAAAATCCATTTGACCCTACCATTCAAG AGCTCATCACCATGACTAACCTACGAGTGAACTTTACACGTTTACTCACACTGGGTGATGACTTGTTggggaggaagagaaggaaccCACAGGAGAAATATTACTATGCTCTCTATGAGATGGTGGTCAGAGGGAGCTGCTTCTGCAATGGCCATGCCAGCCAGTGTATGCCTGTTTATAACTTGCGTGGAGATACATTGAATGAACCAGGCATG GTTCACGGGCGATGTGTGTGTCAACATAACACCATGGGGAACAACTGTGAGAAGTGTCAGGATTTTTACAATGATGCCCCCTGGAGGCCAGCTGGAAGCAATGACCCAAATGTTTGCAGAA GGTGCAACTGCAATGGCCACTCTGAGCGATGCCATTTTGACCTACAGCGCTACATAACCACTGGACAGGtcagtggtggtgtgtgtgaggactGCAGAAACAATCGCATGGGCGCTCAGTGTGAGCTGTGCAAGCCACACTACTACCAGGACCCTCTGCGTTCTCTAAATGATCCTTATGCCTGTATAC CTTGCGCCTGCCACTCTGCAGGGTCTGTGGATGGTGGGTTGTGTGATCCAGTGagtggtcagtgtgtgtgtaagcagaaTGTAGAGGGTGAGCTCTGTGACCGGTGCAAGACTGGATTCTATAGACTCAGCCAGGAAGACTCCAGTGGCTGTCAGA GGTGTATGTGTAACTTCTTGGGCACTATAAGCACCTCTCCATGTGACCAGAACACAGGCCAGTGTATCTGTGACCACTTTGCCCATGGACCAGAGTGTGACCAGTGTGTA ccaGGATACTGGGGACTTGGAAATACAGTCTATGGTTGTCTACTTTGTGACTGTGACATAGGAGGAGCCTTCACTTCTCT GTGCGCCTCGGAGAGTGGCCAGTGTCAGTGCAGAGCCAATATGGTGGGACTTCACTGTAGTGAACCGGCTCCTGGTTACTTCCTGGCCCCTCTTGATTTCTATCTGTATGAAGCTGAAAATGCTGCTCCTCTGGACACCAAATGCTCCTCTGACCTG GTTAGACCTGATGCTACCCCTGTACCTCCCTTGTATCCTACTACATCTCGTCCAGTTTCCTACTGTCCCCCAGGAACCATAGCTCGTGAGCCTACACCACCGGCTTATTACAAACCTGAGCCTACAGTGCAGCAGCCTTATGACCCCTACCCCTCTGAACCTTCTACATATGAGAATTCATGGCCTCCTGTAGCATATCACACTTTACATCCTGCTGTCACTCTGCCTAGCTGTGTGAGCTACTTCAGAAGCAGAGGCTATGATGTTGAGTTCAGGGATGGGAGATTTGTGGTGGTTAAGCGTGAGAGCCGCCGAAAACGTAGACAAGGCCAG AGCACCATTCCCCTGCAGCCAGGATACCTCCATCAGGTCATCCTACGACCACATACCCCAGATGAACCTATTTCTTGGACTGGACCGGGAGTTGTGCGGGTTCAAGATGGAGCAGGACTCCGATTCATTGTCACCAACATCCCGTTAACTCTTAACTATCATCTTGTTGTTCGCTATGAGCCACAg TCCACAGAGGATTGGACAGCCAGTGTAAAAATTGTGCCATTAGACTCTGTTGATGATAATTGTCCATTTGATCCATCAGAGAAAACGTTTACACTTCCTAGCACTAGCAG GGCAGCCATGTTGGATTATTCTGTATGTCTCAGCTCTGGTGTGAGGTACTATGTGGATATCACATTTGAAAATCCTGACCCTTACTGCAGCTCACATATTCTAATTGATTCT ATGGGACTTATTCCAAAGATGGAGTCTCTGCCAAATTTCTGTTCTGATGCAGCCCTGGCCCAATACCAGCAGTATCGCTGTGTGGAGTTGGGTACGCAGGCAGGAGAACATACCCTACCTGAGGTGTGTGAAAAACTGGTTGCTAGCATGTCAGCATACATCCATAATGGTGCAATTC CTTGTAGATGTAATCTTGAGGGGTCGTTCAGCTCATCCTGCAGTAAATTTAGAGGACAATGTGACTGCAAACCCAATGTGATTGGTCGCTGCTGCGACACCTGTGCCCCTTTGACCTATGGGTTTGGACAAAATGGCTGCTCAC CATGTAACTGTGAGCCATTGGGTTCCAAAGCTGAGTTCTGTGACCATAAAACCGGACAGTGCCAATGCCATAATGGGGTCACAGGCCGACGATGTGATAGGTGTCTACCTGGATACTATGGTTTTCCTAACTGTAGACGTTGCCAGTGTAACGGGTTGGCTGAACTGTGTGACCAGATTACTGGAGTCTGTCTAAACTGCAGGGGGCATTCAACTGGGCCCAACTGTGAAAG GTGTGTTGAAGGTTTCTTTGGTGATCCTGTAGAAAGGGAACCCTGCAAGCCGTGCCTCTGTCCAGACGTGAAAGGCAGCGGCCGTTTCTTTGCCAACTCCTGCAGAAAGGACCCGAATTCTATAACCTTGACCTGTCAGTGCAAGACAGGGCATCAAG GCTTACACTGTGATAAGTGTGCACCTGGTTACTACGGTAACCTGCTTTTGCCAGGCACTAGCTGCAAAGAGTGTCGCTGCAACAACAACATTGATCCCAATGATGGCGAGGCATGTGATGCTTTAACTGGCAAGTGTCTACGCTGCTTGCATAACACTTTTGGGCCTCAGTGCCAGAAGTGTAAACCAGGATACTACGGCAACGCACTGCTCCAGGACTGCAGAG aATGCTCGTGTGAGCGTCAGGGCACAGATGTGACTAAATGCCCACTGGGCAGCCCCTGCATATGTGATAAGATGACTGGGCAGTGCCCATGTCGTCGTGGTGTGGAAGGCATTCGGTGTGATCGTTGTGAGGATGGATACTGGAATCTGAGTGGTAATTCTGGGTGTCAGCCCTGTAACTGCCACACAGGCCACTCTGTCAGCAATCTGTGTGACAAG ATTACTGGCCAGTGTCCTTGTGAAACAGGATATGGTGGTAAACAGTGCAAGGAGTGTGCAGCCAATCATTTTGGAAACCCTGACATTCAATGCATAT CCTGCGACTGTGACATGCAGGGCTCTGTCTACCCAGGCTGTGATCCTGACACTGGTGAGTGTCTGTGTCTGCCTGGAGTAAGTGGCAATTTCTGTGAAAAGTGTGCCCCAGGGTATGATCCGGTTTTCCCTGCCTGTGAACCCTGCCATCCTTGTTATCATCTATGGGGAGAAAATGCCACAGACATCTCAGAGGCTATGGAAAACATGCAGTCCTTGCTCTCTAAACATGGAGGAAATCTGTTACTCAGTGAAATGCGACACCGGGAAAAGATACAAAATTTGAATGAGAAGCTTAAGAGCCTGATTAGCATGCTAAGCTATGACCAGGATGATCTGGGAAGCATAGAAGATTTCCTGAATCAAATTAG GAACTTAACAGAAACCACAGATCCAAACACAATCATTATTGATCCATCTAAGCTGCTGGACACTGAAATTGAAAACATTGATCATGAGCTCAGGAGGTTACTGGATGATCtgcaaaagaaaattaaagacACCCAAAAAATTGATCTAAAACATTTACATG AGATTCTGGAGAAGATCCGTAAGCTCCATAGTGATTTCCTGAAAGATGAAGAACGGGCGAAGAAGGCAAGAAATATGATAGACACTTCCAGACAGACCAGACATGACACAAAAAAAGAACTGGCCAAATGCCAGCTGAGGCCCTTGGATGTACTGGAGAAGAAGGTCAAAGGGCTGAGTGTGGCCAAACTTAATGAGGAG ATTTGTGGAGCACCAGGTGATGCAAAGTGTGAAAAGGCTGTGTGTGGCGGTGCTCTGTGCGGGAAGTGTGGTGGACCATCTTGTACAGGTAGTCTACCTGTCGCCCTCAACGCCACAGACACAGCAAAGAAGATCAAAGCAGGCATTCAAAGTCTCCTTCAAAATCTCACAGAGGCAGACACAAAG atcaaagacataaaaaatataaataaagatgtgAAAAGCAAGGCACAGAACATGATGAATAAAATCATCAAGAGCAAGAACAAGTTTGAAAAGGCCAAGAATGACACAAAGAAACTTATAGAGAGTGTCAGGGAATACCTCAGAG CAGAGACAATGGAACCGGAAGACATCGACAAGGTAGCCTCTGCCGTGTTGGCTATTAAGCTTCCTAGTTCTCCAGATGAGATCAAGGGGATGATCCAGGATATTCAGAAAACAATGGAAAACTTCACACACATTACTGAAGACCTGAAGAACTTGGAGGACCAGGCTAAATTAGCTAAAGACTTGAAAAATAAGGCCAATGAAATCCT AAACAGAACTAAGGACATTGATGTCAGTGACATTGAGAAAACCCTGAATGACACTGCCCAACTCCACAACAAGATAAAGCAGAAGCTAAATGAGAGCAAAGACAACATATACGTTACTGCTAAATTATCTGACCag AGCAGCAGAAAACTAAAGAATGCTGAAGATAATTTAAACATGTCTCAGACCAAAATGCTCCAAGAGGAAATTGAGGCTCTGAAGAACAAAACGGAAATGAATCGAGCTCAGACTTTGGAGGCAAAAACTATAGCTGATGCAGCATTAGTCAATGTTACAGATGCTAACAAG